A single Chlamydia suis DNA region contains:
- the lon gene encoding endopeptidase La, which produces MNSTNNTADPQNLDPNASEVEKLLDESAETEEKSDDHTPPSELFILPLNKRPFFPGMAAPLLIEAGPHYEVLTLLAKSSQKHIGLVLTKKEDANTLKVGFNQLHRVGVSARILRIMPIEGGSAQVLLSIEDRIRIVKPIPDKYLKAQVSYHKENKELTEELKAYSISIVSIIKDLLKLNPLFKEELQIFLGHSDFTEPGKLADFSVALTTATREELQEILETTNMHDRIDKALVLLKKELDLSRLQSSINQKIEATITKSQKEFFLKEQLKTIKKELGLEKDDHAVDLEKFMERLNKRDVPQYAMDVIQDEMDKLQTLETSSAEYAVCRNYLDWLTIVPWGIQTKEYHDLKKAESILNKDHYGLEDIKQRILELISVGKLANGMKGSIICLVGPPGVGKTSIGRSIAKVLHRKFFRFSVGGMRDEAEIKGHRRTYIGAMPGKLVQALKQSQIMNPVIMIDEVDKIGASYHGDPASALLEVLDPEQNKDFLDHYLDVRVDLSNVLFILTANVLDSIPDPLLDRMEVLRLSGYILEEKLQIATKYLVPRARKEMGLSAQNVSFQPEALKHMINNYAREAGVRTLNENIKKVLRKVALKIVQNQEKNASKKSRFTITPKNLQDYLGKPVFSSDRFYEKTPVGVATGLAWTSLGGATLYIESVQVPSASGKADMHLTGQAGDVMKESSQIAWTYLHSALERYAPGQPFFEKSQVHIHIPEGATPKDGPSAGITMVTSLLSLLLDKPVLNNLGMTGELTLTGRVLGIGGIREKLIAARRSKLNVLIFPEDNRRDYDELPAYLKKGLKVHFVTHYDDVFKIAFPEV; this is translated from the coding sequence GTGAACTCGACGAATAATACAGCAGACCCTCAAAATCTAGATCCGAATGCTTCAGAAGTCGAAAAGCTTCTTGACGAATCCGCAGAGACAGAAGAGAAGTCAGATGATCACACTCCTCCTTCAGAGCTCTTTATTCTTCCTCTAAATAAGCGTCCTTTCTTCCCGGGAATGGCAGCCCCCCTTCTTATAGAAGCTGGGCCTCACTACGAAGTGCTCACACTGTTAGCAAAATCTTCTCAAAAACATATCGGACTAGTCCTGACAAAAAAAGAAGATGCCAACACGTTAAAAGTGGGGTTTAATCAACTTCACCGAGTAGGGGTATCTGCACGGATTTTACGCATTATGCCTATCGAAGGGGGCAGCGCCCAAGTATTGTTAAGCATAGAAGACCGAATTCGAATCGTTAAACCTATCCCAGACAAATACTTAAAAGCTCAAGTCTCGTATCACAAAGAAAACAAGGAGCTGACCGAAGAGCTAAAGGCATATTCTATTAGCATTGTATCCATCATCAAAGACCTTTTGAAGCTCAATCCCTTATTCAAGGAAGAGTTGCAAATTTTCTTAGGCCATTCCGATTTTACTGAACCAGGTAAGCTAGCCGATTTCTCTGTTGCTCTAACTACAGCAACAAGAGAAGAACTTCAGGAAATCTTAGAAACCACTAATATGCATGATCGCATAGACAAGGCTCTCGTTTTACTAAAAAAAGAGCTCGATTTAAGCCGTCTGCAAAGTAGCATTAATCAGAAAATTGAAGCAACTATCACCAAGAGTCAAAAAGAGTTCTTCTTAAAAGAACAGCTTAAAACAATAAAAAAAGAATTAGGTCTTGAAAAAGACGATCATGCTGTCGATCTTGAAAAGTTTATGGAACGGTTAAACAAACGAGACGTTCCTCAGTACGCCATGGATGTTATCCAAGACGAAATGGACAAACTGCAAACACTGGAAACCTCTTCAGCTGAGTATGCCGTCTGTCGTAACTATCTTGATTGGTTGACTATTGTACCTTGGGGAATCCAAACCAAGGAATACCATGATTTGAAGAAAGCAGAATCTATCTTGAATAAAGACCACTATGGTCTGGAAGATATCAAACAACGAATCCTTGAACTAATTAGTGTAGGCAAATTAGCTAACGGAATGAAAGGGAGCATTATTTGCCTAGTCGGCCCTCCAGGAGTAGGGAAAACCAGTATTGGTCGAAGCATAGCGAAAGTTTTACACCGCAAATTCTTCCGATTTTCCGTAGGAGGAATGCGCGACGAGGCGGAAATCAAGGGACACCGTCGAACTTATATTGGAGCTATGCCAGGGAAACTTGTACAAGCCTTGAAACAAAGTCAAATCATGAACCCTGTTATCATGATTGACGAAGTAGATAAGATTGGCGCCAGTTATCATGGAGATCCCGCTTCGGCTCTTCTTGAAGTATTGGATCCTGAACAAAACAAGGATTTCTTAGATCATTACTTGGATGTCCGCGTTGATTTATCTAATGTACTCTTCATTTTGACAGCAAACGTGTTGGACTCCATTCCAGACCCCTTGTTGGATCGAATGGAAGTACTACGTCTGTCTGGATATATTTTGGAAGAAAAATTACAGATAGCCACCAAGTACCTCGTTCCTAGAGCAAGAAAAGAGATGGGGCTTTCTGCACAAAATGTTTCCTTCCAACCCGAAGCCCTTAAGCATATGATTAACAACTATGCCAGGGAAGCTGGCGTACGTACACTTAATGAAAACATTAAGAAAGTTCTGCGCAAAGTTGCTTTAAAGATAGTTCAAAACCAAGAGAAAAACGCTTCTAAAAAATCTCGGTTTACAATTACGCCAAAAAATCTACAAGATTACCTTGGCAAGCCAGTCTTTTCCAGCGATCGTTTCTATGAAAAAACCCCTGTAGGAGTTGCTACAGGTCTTGCCTGGACTTCCTTAGGAGGCGCTACCCTATACATAGAAAGCGTTCAGGTTCCTTCTGCATCAGGGAAAGCAGACATGCATCTAACAGGTCAAGCTGGAGATGTCATGAAAGAGTCTTCGCAAATAGCCTGGACATACCTCCATAGTGCGCTAGAGCGATATGCTCCAGGACAGCCATTTTTTGAAAAATCTCAGGTCCATATTCACATCCCAGAGGGGGCCACTCCCAAAGACGGTCCTTCTGCAGGGATCACTATGGTAACCTCCTTGCTCTCTTTGCTTTTAGATAAGCCGGTCTTGAATAATCTTGGTATGACCGGGGAACTTACCTTAACAGGGAGAGTATTAGGCATAGGTGGTATACGAGAGAAATTGATCGCCGCTAGAAGATCAAAATTAAATGTCTTGATCTTCCCTGAAGACAACCGCAGAGATTACGATGAGCTCCCCGCTTATCTTAAAAAAGGTCTAAAAGTGCACTTCGTTACACATTATGACGACGTGTTCAAAATAGCTTTCCCTGAGGTTTAA
- a CDS encoding tRNA threonylcarbamoyladenosine biosynthesis protein TsaB, producing the protein MHKYFVIDTSGSQPFLAYVDCQAVLKVWSLPAGPDLAQTLNFIFSDLDLSFQGIGVAIGPGGFSATRVGVAFAQGLSSAQNVPLVGYSSLEGYLSAGDGETALLLPLGKKGGVVALNSELSADGFFFSKENGFPGILLPYSEALQYCLDKGCCQVVSPDPAYFIELFSPHISVKKVAPCIDRIRKYIVAQFSLSQSFAINLDYRSISSFF; encoded by the coding sequence GTGCATAAGTACTTCGTTATAGACACTTCAGGTTCTCAACCGTTTTTGGCCTATGTTGATTGTCAAGCTGTTTTGAAGGTGTGGTCTTTGCCTGCGGGGCCAGATTTAGCGCAAACCTTAAATTTTATTTTTAGTGATTTAGATTTGTCTTTTCAGGGGATCGGGGTTGCTATTGGGCCCGGAGGGTTTTCTGCAACTCGAGTAGGTGTAGCTTTCGCTCAAGGACTTTCTTCCGCCCAAAATGTTCCTTTAGTTGGCTATAGTTCTTTGGAGGGGTATCTTTCCGCAGGCGATGGAGAGACGGCTCTTTTGCTGCCTCTAGGGAAAAAGGGTGGGGTGGTGGCTCTGAATTCAGAGCTTTCCGCAGATGGATTTTTCTTTAGCAAAGAAAATGGTTTTCCAGGAATTTTATTGCCTTATTCCGAAGCTTTACAGTATTGCTTGGACAAAGGATGTTGCCAGGTAGTCTCTCCGGATCCCGCGTATTTTATAGAGCTTTTTTCTCCCCATATTTCGGTAAAAAAAGTCGCTCCTTGTATAGATCGAATTCGCAAATATATCGTTGCGCAGTTTTCTCTGTCTCAAAGCTTTGCGATAAATTTAGATTACCGGAGTATTTCGTCTTTTTTTTAA
- a CDS encoding ABC-F family ATP-binding cassette domain-containing protein: MSIVLDKIGKTLGTRVLFDDVSVVFNPGNRYGLTGPNGAGKSTLLKIITGVIEPSRGTISLPKKIGILRQNIDSFSDVIVLDCVIMGNSRLWEALQRRDALYAEEFTDAVGMELGEIEEIIGEEDGYRAESEAEELLLGIGIPEEFFSQKMSTIPLDLQFRVLLCQALFGHPEALLLDEPTNHLDLHSINWLGNFLKDYNGTVIVVSHDRHFLNTITTHIADIDYDTIIIYPGNYDAMVEMKTASREQEKADIKSKEKKIAQLREFVAKFGAGSRASQVQSRLREIKKLQPQELKKSNIQRPYIRFPISDKASGKVVFSIEGISKTYDADPLFKPFSLEIYQNDKIGVIGNNGLGKTTLMKLLAGVEQPSAGQIKLGHNVAFSYFPQNHADVLRNCGEETLFEWLRRRKTGITDQEIRSVLGKMLFGGDDAFKQVKALSGGETARLLMAGMMLENHNMLILDEANNHLDLESVSALAWAINDYPGTAIFVSHDRTLIDECATKLLIFDKGEITFFDGPMSEYMASQKK, encoded by the coding sequence ATGAGTATTGTTCTTGATAAAATCGGCAAAACGTTAGGGACACGAGTCTTATTTGATGATGTGTCTGTAGTATTTAACCCAGGAAATCGTTACGGGTTGACAGGCCCTAACGGAGCTGGGAAGTCTACCCTATTGAAAATTATCACTGGCGTAATAGAGCCTTCTCGGGGCACCATTTCCCTGCCTAAGAAGATCGGGATTCTGCGCCAAAATATTGATAGTTTCAGCGATGTTATTGTTTTGGATTGCGTAATTATGGGGAACTCCCGTTTATGGGAGGCTTTACAACGTCGTGATGCTCTTTATGCTGAGGAGTTCACTGATGCTGTAGGGATGGAGCTCGGCGAAATCGAAGAAATTATCGGCGAAGAGGATGGCTATCGCGCAGAATCTGAAGCCGAAGAATTACTTCTAGGTATCGGTATCCCGGAGGAATTCTTCTCTCAAAAAATGAGCACCATTCCTTTGGATTTACAGTTTCGTGTCCTCTTGTGTCAGGCTCTATTCGGCCATCCTGAAGCGCTACTTTTGGATGAGCCTACCAACCACTTGGACCTGCATTCTATCAATTGGCTCGGGAATTTTCTTAAGGATTATAACGGCACAGTTATTGTAGTTAGCCACGACCGGCATTTCCTAAATACGATCACAACACACATTGCAGATATCGATTACGATACGATTATTATTTACCCTGGCAATTACGACGCCATGGTCGAGATGAAAACGGCTTCTCGGGAGCAGGAAAAGGCTGACATTAAATCTAAAGAGAAAAAAATTGCTCAGCTAAGAGAGTTCGTAGCCAAATTTGGAGCAGGATCTCGGGCTAGCCAGGTACAGTCCCGCTTAAGAGAGATCAAAAAATTACAGCCTCAAGAGCTAAAAAAATCGAATATTCAGAGACCTTATATTCGTTTCCCCATATCCGATAAAGCATCTGGAAAGGTAGTTTTTTCTATAGAGGGTATCAGCAAAACCTATGATGCCGATCCTCTGTTCAAGCCTTTTTCTTTAGAAATTTACCAAAACGATAAGATCGGTGTAATAGGGAATAACGGTTTAGGAAAAACAACTTTAATGAAGTTGTTGGCAGGTGTAGAGCAACCTTCTGCAGGACAGATCAAGTTAGGTCACAATGTTGCTTTTTCATACTTTCCTCAAAACCATGCTGACGTGCTTAGAAACTGTGGAGAGGAAACGCTTTTTGAATGGCTGCGTAGACGCAAGACAGGAATCACTGATCAAGAAATCCGAAGCGTTTTAGGAAAAATGCTGTTTGGAGGAGATGATGCCTTCAAACAGGTCAAAGCTTTATCCGGAGGAGAAACGGCTCGGTTGCTCATGGCGGGGATGATGCTGGAGAACCACAATATGCTCATTCTCGACGAAGCCAATAACCATTTAGATCTGGAGTCGGTTTCTGCTCTAGCTTGGGCGATTAACGACTATCCAGGAACGGCAATTTTTGTCTCGCACGATAGAACATTGATAGATGAGTGTGCAACAAAACTGCTGATCTTTGACAAAGGAGAGATAACCTTCTTTGATGGACCCATGTCCGAGTATATGGCAAGCCAAAAGAAGTAA
- the xerC gene encoding tyrosine recombinase XerC, whose product MIASFYAFLDYLKNMKAASPHTLRNYSIDLSSLKNFLEKIGCLSPTPNLSLYEESRSLSPLSFSLFTKENIRLYLLEQIQTSHSKRTVRRRLSAIKSFAKFCVKNQWIKENPAEFIRGPRLPKELPSPLTYEQVVALMSAPELDKVTGFRDRCLLELFYSSGLRISEITALNRSDIDFQSNLLRICGKGKKERIVPMTKVAVQWLQAYLDHPDRAAVQQDHQACFLNRFGKRLSTRSIDRKFQQYLLKTGLSGTITPHTIRHTIATHWLEKGMDLKTIQLLLGHTSLETTTIYTHVSMKLKKQIHSETHPHNLEDELLG is encoded by the coding sequence ATGATTGCATCCTTTTATGCATTTTTAGATTATCTAAAAAACATGAAAGCGGCCTCTCCTCACACGCTAAGAAATTACAGCATAGATCTTAGCTCTTTAAAAAATTTCTTAGAGAAAATAGGCTGCTTGTCTCCCACTCCTAACCTCTCTCTCTACGAAGAGTCTCGTTCTCTTTCTCCCCTATCTTTTTCTCTATTCACTAAAGAGAACATCCGGCTTTATCTTTTAGAACAGATCCAAACGTCTCATTCAAAACGCACGGTGCGTCGTCGGCTATCTGCTATCAAAAGTTTTGCTAAATTTTGTGTAAAAAACCAATGGATAAAGGAAAATCCTGCAGAATTCATTCGAGGCCCACGACTCCCAAAAGAACTCCCTTCTCCGCTCACCTATGAGCAAGTTGTAGCTCTAATGTCCGCTCCAGAACTCGATAAAGTTACAGGATTTCGAGACCGTTGTTTACTTGAACTTTTCTATAGCTCTGGCCTAAGAATTAGTGAAATTACAGCTCTCAATCGTTCGGATATTGATTTTCAATCCAATCTTTTACGCATCTGCGGAAAAGGAAAAAAGGAGCGCATAGTCCCTATGACAAAAGTAGCCGTCCAATGGTTACAAGCCTATCTAGATCATCCCGACAGAGCTGCCGTTCAACAAGATCATCAAGCTTGTTTTTTAAATCGATTTGGTAAGCGCTTATCTACTCGTTCTATCGATCGCAAATTTCAACAATACCTTTTAAAAACTGGCTTATCCGGAACGATTACTCCCCACACTATCCGCCATACCATTGCTACTCATTGGCTTGAGAAAGGCATGGATCTAAAAACCATTCAATTATTGTTGGGCCATACCTCTCTAGAAACTACAACTATCTACACTCACGTTTCTATGAAGCTGAAAAAACAAATCCATTCTGAAACCCACCCCCATAACTTGGAGGATGAATTGCTCGGGTAA
- a CDS encoding Maf-like protein: protein MGTQLILGSSSERRKAVLENFRLPFICVSPNFDERSIVYSGDPFEYTRELAWNKANAIRSRGFSDSLIISADTVVVYKGEVFNKPESEEHAVEMLRALSGSSHSVITTLVLMHNEKVVSAADTTLVSFIDIPSQHLKTYVRAFSSLKRCGGYCVQDGGGLIIKQIEGCVYNIQGLPIKTLNQLLMEFNISLWDYLA, encoded by the coding sequence ATGGGAACTCAGTTGATTTTAGGGTCTTCTTCGGAAAGAAGAAAAGCTGTTTTAGAAAATTTTCGCCTTCCTTTTATTTGCGTTTCTCCAAACTTTGATGAACGCAGCATTGTCTATTCTGGAGATCCTTTTGAGTATACGAGAGAGCTGGCTTGGAACAAAGCTAATGCCATTCGCTCTCGGGGATTTTCAGACTCCCTGATCATCTCTGCTGATACCGTTGTTGTTTACAAAGGAGAGGTTTTCAATAAGCCCGAATCTGAAGAGCATGCGGTAGAGATGTTGCGAGCTTTAAGCGGTTCTTCTCACTCCGTCATCACAACTCTTGTTCTCATGCACAATGAAAAAGTTGTGTCTGCAGCAGATACTACCTTGGTTTCTTTTATTGACATCCCCTCTCAGCATCTTAAGACTTATGTGCGAGCCTTTTCCTCATTAAAGCGATGCGGGGGATATTGTGTACAAGATGGAGGAGGGTTAATCATCAAACAAATAGAAGGTTGTGTATATAATATACAAGGATTGCCTATAAAGACGCTGAACCAGTTGCTCATGGAGTTTAACATCAGCTTATGGGATTATCTCGCCTAA
- a CDS encoding thiamine pyrophosphate-dependent enzyme: protein MRHSVCQLDSAIENIFRLAWTLRFSERKMLLLSRQSGSGGSFQLSCAGHELAGVVAAKSLIPGKDWAFPYYRDQGFPLGLGCDLSEIFASFLARTTQNHSAGRMMPYHYSHKKLRICCQSSVVGTQFLQAAGRAWGVKNSGKSEVVYVSGGDGSTSQGEFHEMLNFASLHQLPLVVAIQNNQWAISVPFADQCGADLVALGKSYSGLATYEVDGGDLSALTQTFESAVSNARLRHIPALVIVNVVRLEAHSNSDNQTTYRSEEELLHCQALDPLVRLEQSLLQDFGVSQETIEQMKMELQENVSRACELAERVPFPCKGASKHEVFAPYNVSLIDYENSLKCASLQESEPRVMRDAITEALVEEMQRDPGVVVFGEDVAGNKGGVFGVTRTLTERFGETRCFNTPLAEATIIGTAIGMAFDGFHKPVAEIQFADYIWPGINQLFSEASSIYYRSAGEWEVPIVIRTPCGGYIQGGPYHSQSIEAFLAHCPGLKVAYPSNAADAKALLKAAIRDPNPVVFLEHKALYQRRQFSTTPVFSSDYILPFGQARIVHSGTDLTIVSWGMSLVMSVEVAKDLLGLGISVEVIDLRTIVPCDFTTVCESVKKTGKLLVVHEAAEFCGFGSELVALVAERAYRYLDAPIKRIGGLHSPVPYSKVLENEVLPQKETIFQAAKSLAEF from the coding sequence GTGAGACACTCCGTATGTCAATTAGATTCTGCTATTGAGAATATATTCAGGTTGGCATGGACTTTGAGATTCTCTGAGCGGAAGATGTTGTTATTATCTCGTCAGAGTGGCTCAGGAGGCTCCTTTCAATTATCTTGCGCTGGTCATGAGCTTGCAGGCGTAGTAGCGGCGAAAAGTCTGATACCTGGGAAGGACTGGGCTTTTCCTTATTACCGTGACCAGGGATTCCCATTAGGTTTGGGATGTGATCTTTCTGAGATCTTCGCCTCTTTTTTAGCGCGGACAACACAAAATCATTCTGCAGGCAGAATGATGCCTTACCACTACTCTCATAAAAAGCTTCGTATATGTTGCCAATCTAGTGTTGTAGGAACACAGTTTTTGCAAGCGGCAGGGCGTGCATGGGGGGTTAAAAATTCCGGGAAAAGTGAAGTTGTTTATGTATCAGGGGGTGACGGCTCCACTTCTCAAGGGGAATTCCATGAGATGCTAAATTTTGCATCGCTACATCAGCTCCCTCTTGTAGTGGCCATACAGAATAATCAATGGGCTATTTCAGTTCCATTCGCAGATCAATGTGGTGCGGACTTGGTTGCTCTTGGTAAAAGCTATTCTGGGTTGGCTACATATGAGGTAGATGGGGGGGATTTATCTGCTTTGACACAAACTTTTGAGAGTGCGGTTTCCAATGCAAGGCTCCGGCACATTCCTGCTTTAGTGATTGTCAATGTGGTGCGGTTGGAAGCTCATAGTAATTCGGATAACCAGACTACATATCGTTCGGAAGAGGAGTTGTTGCATTGTCAAGCCCTGGATCCCTTAGTGCGTTTAGAACAATCTTTGCTTCAGGATTTTGGGGTTTCGCAGGAAACTATTGAGCAAATGAAAATGGAACTTCAGGAGAATGTTAGCAGAGCTTGTGAGCTTGCTGAGAGGGTTCCTTTCCCTTGTAAGGGAGCTTCTAAACACGAGGTGTTTGCTCCATATAATGTTTCCCTGATAGATTATGAAAACTCTCTAAAATGCGCCTCTCTACAGGAGTCTGAGCCTCGAGTTATGCGTGATGCTATAACAGAGGCTTTAGTGGAAGAGATGCAGAGAGATCCCGGTGTTGTTGTTTTTGGAGAAGATGTTGCTGGGAATAAGGGAGGGGTTTTCGGAGTCACAAGAACTCTAACGGAGCGATTCGGAGAAACCCGTTGTTTCAATACGCCTTTGGCAGAGGCTACGATTATTGGAACAGCTATTGGAATGGCTTTTGATGGGTTCCATAAGCCTGTCGCTGAAATTCAGTTTGCAGATTATATTTGGCCGGGAATTAATCAGTTATTTTCTGAGGCGTCAAGTATCTATTACCGTTCTGCTGGAGAGTGGGAGGTGCCCATTGTGATAAGAACTCCCTGTGGAGGATATATTCAAGGAGGGCCTTATCATTCTCAGAGTATAGAAGCGTTTCTTGCGCATTGCCCGGGATTGAAGGTGGCGTATCCTTCAAATGCTGCTGATGCTAAGGCTCTATTAAAAGCTGCGATTCGTGATCCCAATCCTGTGGTATTCCTGGAGCATAAGGCTTTGTATCAGCGAAGACAGTTTAGTACAACGCCTGTATTTTCTTCTGATTATATTCTTCCTTTTGGGCAAGCTCGGATTGTGCATTCCGGGACGGATTTAACGATTGTTTCTTGGGGGATGTCCTTAGTCATGAGTGTGGAGGTCGCGAAGGACCTTCTGGGATTAGGTATCTCTGTTGAAGTAATTGATTTGCGAACGATAGTTCCTTGTGATTTCACTACCGTTTGTGAATCTGTGAAAAAAACCGGGAAATTACTAGTTGTTCATGAGGCTGCAGAGTTTTGTGGATTTGGCAGTGAGCTTGTGGCCTTGGTAGCGGAGAGAGCTTACAGGTATCTAGATGCTCCGATTAAACGGATAGGGGGGCTTCATTCTCCAGTTCCTTATTCTAAAGTGCTAGAGAATGAAGTGCTTCCGCAAAAAGAAACGATTTTTCAAGCAGCAAAATCTTTGGCAGAGTTTTGA
- the dnaJ gene encoding molecular chaperone DnaJ, translating to MDYYTILGVAKTATPEEIKKAYRKLAVKYHPDKNPGDAEAERRFKEVSEAYEVLGDAQKRESYDRYGKDGPFAGAGGFGGAGMGNMEDALRTFMGAFGGDFGGGGGGFFEGLFGGLGEAFGMRGGSEGARQGASKKVHITLSFEEAARGVEKELLVSGYKSCDTCSGSGAKTAKGVKVCDRCKGSGQVVQSRGFFSMASTCPDCSGEGRVITDPCSVCRGQGRVKDKRSVHVNIPAGVDSGMRLKMEGYGDAGQNGAPAGDLYVFIDVEPHPVFERHGDDLVLELPIGFVDAALGIKKEIPTLLKEGTCRLSIPEGIQSGTVLKVRGQGFPNVHGKTRGDLLVKISVETPQHLSNEQKELLRQFATTEKAENFPKKRSFLDKIKGFFSDFAV from the coding sequence ATGGATTACTACACTATCCTGGGTGTAGCTAAGACTGCTACTCCTGAAGAAATCAAGAAAGCTTATCGTAAGCTCGCGGTGAAGTACCATCCGGATAAGAATCCTGGAGATGCAGAAGCAGAGCGACGTTTCAAAGAGGTTTCTGAAGCCTACGAAGTGTTAGGTGATGCGCAGAAGCGAGAGTCTTATGATCGTTATGGCAAGGACGGGCCATTTGCTGGTGCCGGAGGGTTTGGTGGCGCTGGCATGGGAAACATGGAAGACGCGTTACGAACCTTTATGGGGGCTTTCGGCGGCGATTTTGGCGGCGGCGGAGGAGGTTTCTTCGAGGGGCTATTTGGAGGCCTTGGAGAAGCTTTCGGAATGCGCGGAGGTTCTGAAGGAGCTCGACAAGGAGCTAGCAAGAAGGTGCATATCACGCTATCCTTTGAAGAGGCGGCGAGGGGCGTTGAGAAAGAGCTCTTAGTTTCGGGTTATAAGTCTTGTGATACATGTTCTGGTAGTGGAGCAAAGACCGCAAAGGGTGTGAAAGTTTGTGATCGATGCAAAGGCTCTGGTCAGGTGGTGCAAAGTCGAGGATTTTTCTCCATGGCTTCTACTTGCCCCGATTGCAGTGGAGAGGGGCGTGTGATTACAGATCCTTGTTCTGTGTGCCGAGGGCAAGGTCGTGTCAAAGATAAACGTAGCGTTCATGTCAATATTCCTGCTGGAGTAGATTCTGGAATGAGATTGAAAATGGAGGGTTACGGAGACGCAGGGCAAAATGGAGCTCCTGCGGGGGACCTTTACGTTTTCATCGATGTAGAGCCGCATCCTGTTTTTGAGCGTCATGGGGATGATTTGGTTTTGGAACTTCCTATCGGGTTTGTTGATGCCGCTTTAGGGATTAAGAAAGAAATTCCCACCCTACTGAAGGAAGGAACCTGTCGTTTGAGTATTCCAGAAGGTATCCAAAGTGGCACAGTCCTTAAAGTGAGAGGGCAAGGATTCCCTAATGTGCACGGGAAGACTAGAGGAGATCTTTTGGTAAAAATATCTGTAGAGACTCCGCAGCATTTGTCTAATGAGCAAAAAGAGTTGTTAAGACAGTTTGCAACCACAGAAAAGGCAGAAAATTTTCCTAAAAAACGTAGTTTTTTAGATAAAATCAAAGGCTTTTTTTCAGACTTTGCTGTATAG
- a CDS encoding ribonuclease Z codes for MSYRGLTILGCSSQQPTRHRNHGAYLLRWNGEGLLFDPGEGTQRQFIFANIAPTVVSRIFISHFHGDHCLGLGSMLMRLNLDKVSHPIHCYYPASGKKYFDRLRYSTIYHETINVIEHPISREGLVEDFGNFRIEARQLNHLVDTLGWRITEPDTTKFVSEKIKAAGLKGPIMQELINKGQIKVHDRVIRLEDVSYTRKGDSIAIVADSLPCQAIVDLAKNARILLCESTYLEEHAHLAKNHYHMTAKQAAEQARRAEAQQLILTHFSARYNTTEEFTREAGEIFPNVFAAEEFRSYEFPKNSN; via the coding sequence ATGAGCTATCGAGGACTAACGATTCTAGGCTGTTCAAGTCAACAACCGACTCGACACCGTAATCACGGAGCTTATCTACTCCGTTGGAACGGCGAAGGTCTTTTGTTCGATCCCGGAGAAGGAACTCAACGACAATTCATTTTTGCCAATATTGCTCCTACGGTAGTTTCTCGTATTTTTATCAGTCATTTTCACGGAGACCACTGCCTAGGTCTAGGTTCTATGCTCATGCGCCTCAACCTAGATAAAGTTTCTCATCCTATACATTGTTATTACCCTGCTTCAGGGAAAAAATATTTTGATAGGCTTCGCTATAGCACAATTTACCATGAAACTATCAATGTAATAGAGCACCCCATCAGCAGAGAGGGCTTAGTTGAAGATTTCGGCAACTTTCGAATAGAAGCTCGTCAACTCAATCATCTTGTTGATACTTTAGGCTGGCGGATTACAGAACCAGATACAACTAAATTTGTCTCAGAAAAAATCAAGGCAGCAGGCTTAAAAGGCCCAATTATGCAAGAGCTGATTAATAAGGGACAGATAAAGGTTCATGATAGGGTCATCCGTTTAGAAGACGTAAGTTACACACGTAAGGGAGATAGCATTGCTATCGTTGCAGACTCTTTACCTTGCCAGGCCATAGTAGATTTAGCAAAAAATGCTCGCATCTTGTTATGTGAAAGCACTTATTTAGAAGAGCACGCCCATCTCGCTAAAAATCATTATCATATGACAGCAAAACAGGCGGCAGAACAAGCGCGACGCGCAGAAGCCCAACAGCTGATTCTTACTCATTTCTCTGCTCGGTATAACACCACCGAAGAATTTACTCGGGAAGCCGGAGAAATTTTCCCTAATGTATTTGCTGCAGAAGAATTTCGTAGTTATGAGTTCCCTAAAAACTCGAACTAG
- the rpsU gene encoding 30S ribosomal protein S21, producing MPSVKVRVGEPIDRALRILKKKIDKEGILKTAKSHRFYDKPSVKKRAKSKAAAKYRGR from the coding sequence ATGCCCAGTGTTAAAGTCAGAGTTGGAGAGCCTATAGATCGAGCTCTAAGAATCTTAAAGAAAAAGATTGATAAAGAAGGAATTTTAAAGACTGCCAAGTCTCATAGATTTTACGACAAACCTTCTGTTAAAAAACGAGCCAAGTCTAAAGCTGCTGCTAAGTATCGAGGTCGTTAG